In Pseudobacter ginsenosidimutans, the following are encoded in one genomic region:
- a CDS encoding sugar porter family MFS transporter — MQQQSFNSRYILGISFISALGGYLFGFDFAVISGALPFLQKQFELNEYWEGFATGSLAIGAIAGCLIAAAVSDKYGRKKGLMIAASIFMVSSIAMALSGDRNFFIFSRAIAGVSVGMASMLSPMYISEISPAHLRGRMVAINQLTIVIGILITNLVNYTLRNQGADAWRWMFGLGAIPSALFLLGALQLPESPRWLISAGHTQKASSILARIGGADFAANTVAQISQSLTGNHKLNYRALLQRAILPAVLVGIGLAVFQQLCGINVVFNYAPRIFDSIGASQDDQLLQTVFIGAINLVFTLLAMLLVDKLGRKPLMLIGAGGLAVLYGIVVSLLAAGSANVSWFLLMAIGTYAMTLAPVTWVLIAEIFPNKVRGAATSIAVISLWLAYFILVFTFPILFNNLKDSTFYIYAGICVIGFFFVWFKIRETKGKTLEELEGVISPH, encoded by the coding sequence ATGCAACAACAATCTTTCAATAGCAGGTATATACTGGGCATTTCATTCATCTCCGCGCTGGGCGGTTATTTGTTCGGTTTTGATTTTGCCGTTATTTCAGGCGCATTGCCCTTTCTTCAAAAACAGTTCGAGCTGAATGAATACTGGGAAGGCTTTGCTACCGGCAGCCTCGCGATAGGGGCCATTGCAGGTTGTTTGATTGCTGCAGCGGTATCCGATAAATATGGAAGAAAGAAGGGATTGATGATCGCTGCGTCCATTTTTATGGTTTCTTCCATTGCCATGGCTTTGTCCGGCGACAGGAATTTTTTCATTTTTTCCAGGGCGATAGCAGGTGTGAGTGTAGGTATGGCTTCGATGTTATCGCCCATGTATATTTCTGAAATTTCCCCTGCGCATTTACGTGGACGGATGGTGGCGATCAACCAGCTCACCATCGTGATCGGTATCCTGATCACGAACCTGGTGAATTACACCTTACGCAACCAGGGAGCAGATGCCTGGCGCTGGATGTTCGGACTGGGCGCCATTCCGTCTGCATTGTTCTTATTGGGCGCATTGCAGTTGCCCGAGAGCCCGCGATGGTTGATCAGTGCAGGCCATACACAGAAAGCTAGTTCTATCCTGGCCAGGATCGGCGGAGCTGATTTTGCTGCGAATACTGTTGCGCAGATCAGTCAATCGCTTACAGGAAATCACAAGCTCAATTACAGGGCGCTGTTGCAGCGTGCTATCTTGCCTGCCGTTCTGGTGGGTATCGGATTGGCTGTGTTCCAGCAGTTGTGCGGCATCAATGTAGTGTTCAATTATGCCCCGCGGATCTTTGATAGTATTGGTGCATCGCAGGATGATCAGTTGCTGCAGACCGTGTTTATCGGAGCTATCAATCTTGTATTCACCTTGCTGGCAATGTTGCTGGTAGACAAGCTCGGCAGAAAACCCCTGATGCTGATCGGCGCCGGTGGCCTGGCAGTGTTGTATGGGATTGTGGTGAGCCTGCTGGCGGCAGGATCGGCCAATGTGTCCTGGTTCCTGCTGATGGCAATCGGCACTTACGCCATGACGTTAGCCCCTGTTACCTGGGTATTGATCGCTGAGATATTCCCCAATAAAGTACGCGGAGCAGCCACATCCATTGCAGTGATCAGTTTGTGGTTGGCTTATTTTATCCTGGTGTTCACTTTTCCCATTCTTTTCAATAATCTCAAGGATAGTACATTTTATATTTACGCTGGCATCTGCGTGATCGGTTTCTTCTTTGTGTGGTTTAAGATCAGGGAAACGAAGGGCAAAACACTGGAAGAGCTGGAAGGTGTGATCAGCCCTCATTAG
- a CDS encoding aldose epimerase family protein produces MKYATAQETGEKASVTVLPYNGDERILRVRLRNRNIIVELTNIGSAITAIYTPGKNDGLKNIVAGYADLKNYLHNPDYYGVVVGRYANRIAAGHFSINGKEYQVSVNNGSNHLHGGVQGFSHKFWTVTSVKENEQQCSVVFSYNSADGEEGYPGNMSVSVEYQLDDAGRLHIHYSATTDKSTPVNLTNHSYFNLTGFEQPSILDHLLEVNASAYTEKSENDTPTGQILSVTGTALDFRKPGKLSKGVDQFPADMGYDHNFVLDKSEGNDLEKAAVLSEASSGRTVTVYTTKPGMQLYTANFWNGSIIGQQGVAYRQHGGVALETQSFPDSVHHPHFPSTILHPGEQYRTTTIFEFGIIAE; encoded by the coding sequence ATGAAATATGCAACAGCACAGGAAACCGGAGAGAAGGCATCGGTAACCGTTCTGCCCTATAATGGTGATGAAAGAATACTCAGGGTAAGATTGCGGAACAGGAATATCATAGTGGAATTGACTAATATTGGGTCTGCGATCACGGCCATTTATACTCCCGGAAAAAATGATGGATTGAAAAATATTGTGGCGGGGTATGCAGACCTGAAGAACTATTTGCACAACCCGGATTACTATGGTGTGGTGGTAGGGCGATACGCCAACCGGATTGCTGCTGGTCATTTTTCAATAAATGGAAAAGAGTACCAGGTATCAGTGAACAATGGCAGTAATCACCTGCATGGTGGTGTTCAGGGGTTCAGTCATAAATTCTGGACAGTCACATCGGTTAAAGAAAACGAACAACAGTGTAGTGTGGTGTTTTCTTACAACAGTGCGGATGGGGAGGAAGGTTATCCGGGAAATATGTCGGTGTCAGTGGAATATCAATTGGATGATGCAGGACGATTGCATATTCATTATTCCGCTACTACTGACAAGAGTACTCCTGTAAATCTCACCAACCACAGTTATTTCAATCTGACCGGATTTGAACAGCCTTCGATACTGGACCATTTGCTGGAAGTGAACGCTTCCGCATATACTGAAAAAAGCGAAAATGATACACCAACTGGTCAGATATTGTCCGTGACTGGTACAGCCCTGGATTTCAGAAAACCCGGGAAACTGAGTAAAGGTGTAGACCAGTTTCCTGCAGACATGGGTTACGATCATAATTTTGTACTGGACAAATCAGAAGGAAATGATCTGGAGAAAGCGGCAGTACTGAGTGAAGCATCAAGCGGACGTACGGTAACGGTGTATACTACCAAACCCGGCATGCAATTGTACACAGCCAATTTCTGGAACGGAAGTATCATTGGGCAACAGGGAGTAGCTTATCGGCAACATGGCGGCGTGGCTTTGGAAACGCAGTCGTTCCCGGACAGCGTGCATCATCCACATTTTCCTTCCACCATTTTACATCCGGGGGAACAGTACAGGACCACCACGATTTTTGAATTTGGGATCATAGCAGAATAA
- a CDS encoding DUF5107 domain-containing protein, which yields MSVKAWVEKVVIPTYNTGGPEKNPMFLEKRVYQGSSGVVYPHPVIEKIEDEKTDKEYTALYLENEYLLIMVLPELGGRIQRAYDKVRKRDFVYYNQVIKPALVGLAGPWISGGIEFNWPQHHRPSTFSPVDHTIEEHADGSKTVWVNETELMFRTKGMAGFTLYPGKAYLEIKGRLFNRSAFAQTFLWWANPAVKVNEHYQSIFPPDVYAVFDHGKRDVSDFPIATGTYYKVNYAPGTDISRYDTIPVPTSYMAIRSGYDFMGCYEHDTQAGMLHVADHHLSPGKKQWTWGNGDFGYAWDRNLTDEDGPYIELMTGVFTDNQPDFSWIQPNEVKSFEQYFMPYALIGAVKNATKEAMVNMEVENNTVHLKVYTTAVYKNASVVLYHKGAEVKRSYADLSPEEVFIGNYQDAQPLALTDLQIIVSDANGHELVSWNPEPAQEKPVPAAATAAKLPAEIEQVEELFLNGLHLEQYRHATFNPVDYYQEALRRSPGDVRCNNAMGLLLMRRGQFAESEKYLRKAIDTLTTRNPNPYDGEPYYNLGWALLLQNRLPEAYECFYKATWNDAWQHSGFLSLARIAARQERLDLALQHVEKSLIRNYHSLSARHLNIALLRKLGKSSAAIELATQSIAIDPFNTGAFFELYLLYREMGKVEETSAARQQFDKLMRKDRNNYLELSLEYAHAGWYAEAMKVLSAYISSSEVAEPMPLYYLGWYAHNAGQAEDAGSYFLKAGQQKADGCFPNKVEEVLILRTALRYNPNDAVASYALGNFWYDKRQYAEAVRCWEQSQQANGKFPTVYRNLSLAYYNKVKNKTKALEFMELAFELDTTDARVFMELDQLYKILGKPFAERLALLNKYMGLVQQRDDLFLELVSLHNNSGEFEKAKQLLASRKFHPWEGGEGKVVSQFLLCYLQLAKEALLNNDHEHAIALLESLNKYPENLGEGKLYGTQENDIHYLLGCAYEHLQQQEKATVCFMKATEGISEPVQAIYYNDPQPDKIVYQALAWRKLGEPEKADAIFRRFIEFGELHKDDEIRIDYFAVSLPDMLVFDIDLDLRNRIHCLYLVALGHLGLGNESKARKLLNEVLELDLNHQGARTHLKMIPFFMTGVTI from the coding sequence ATGAGTGTAAAAGCATGGGTTGAAAAAGTGGTGATACCCACTTATAACACAGGTGGGCCGGAAAAGAATCCGATGTTCCTCGAAAAGCGTGTGTACCAGGGTAGCAGCGGCGTAGTGTATCCGCATCCTGTGATCGAGAAGATCGAAGATGAAAAAACAGACAAAGAATATACTGCTCTGTACCTGGAGAATGAATATTTGTTGATCATGGTGCTTCCTGAATTGGGCGGACGCATCCAGCGTGCTTATGATAAGGTGCGGAAGCGCGATTTCGTGTATTACAACCAGGTGATCAAACCCGCGCTGGTAGGGCTTGCCGGGCCATGGATCTCAGGAGGGATCGAGTTCAACTGGCCACAGCATCACAGGCCAAGCACTTTCAGTCCGGTTGATCATACTATCGAAGAACATGCGGACGGCAGTAAAACTGTTTGGGTGAACGAAACTGAGCTGATGTTCCGGACCAAGGGCATGGCTGGTTTTACTTTGTATCCCGGAAAAGCATATCTGGAAATAAAGGGGAGATTGTTCAATCGCTCCGCTTTTGCGCAAACCTTTCTCTGGTGGGCCAATCCTGCTGTGAAAGTGAATGAACATTATCAGTCCATTTTTCCACCTGACGTCTATGCCGTTTTCGATCATGGAAAAAGGGACGTGTCTGATTTCCCCATTGCTACCGGTACCTACTACAAAGTGAATTATGCACCGGGAACGGATATCTCCCGTTACGATACCATCCCCGTTCCTACTTCGTATATGGCTATCCGTTCGGGTTACGATTTCATGGGATGCTACGAGCACGATACACAGGCAGGTATGCTGCACGTGGCGGACCATCACCTGAGCCCGGGCAAGAAACAATGGACCTGGGGAAATGGGGATTTCGGTTATGCATGGGACAGGAACCTGACTGATGAGGATGGACCTTATATTGAGCTGATGACCGGCGTGTTTACAGACAATCAACCGGACTTCAGCTGGATACAACCCAATGAAGTAAAAAGCTTCGAACAATATTTCATGCCCTATGCTTTGATCGGCGCCGTGAAGAATGCCACCAAAGAAGCAATGGTGAACATGGAAGTGGAAAACAATACAGTTCATTTGAAAGTATACACTACTGCCGTTTACAAAAATGCCAGTGTTGTGTTGTATCATAAAGGCGCAGAGGTCAAAAGAAGTTATGCGGACCTGTCGCCTGAGGAAGTGTTCATTGGAAATTACCAGGATGCTCAACCATTGGCATTGACCGATCTGCAGATCATTGTATCGGATGCCAACGGCCATGAACTGGTGAGCTGGAATCCGGAACCTGCGCAGGAAAAGCCGGTACCCGCTGCTGCCACAGCCGCAAAACTACCGGCAGAAATTGAACAGGTGGAAGAACTTTTTCTCAATGGCCTGCACCTGGAACAATACCGTCACGCCACTTTCAATCCCGTCGATTACTACCAGGAAGCGCTGCGCCGCAGTCCTGGTGATGTCCGTTGCAATAATGCCATGGGGCTGCTGCTGATGCGTCGCGGGCAGTTTGCGGAATCAGAAAAATATTTGCGTAAGGCCATCGATACACTCACTACCCGCAATCCCAACCCTTACGACGGTGAGCCATATTATAATCTCGGATGGGCATTACTGTTACAGAACAGGTTGCCTGAAGCATATGAGTGTTTTTACAAAGCCACCTGGAATGACGCCTGGCAGCATAGCGGTTTCCTTTCATTGGCAAGGATCGCTGCCAGACAGGAGCGACTGGATCTGGCTTTGCAGCATGTGGAAAAATCACTGATCAGGAACTATCATAGTTTGTCTGCCCGTCATCTTAATATTGCCTTGCTGCGCAAACTGGGCAAATCATCGGCTGCAATAGAACTGGCAACGCAATCCATCGCTATCGATCCTTTTAATACCGGTGCGTTTTTCGAATTGTATCTGCTGTACAGGGAAATGGGAAAAGTGGAAGAAACATCTGCTGCACGCCAGCAATTTGACAAGCTGATGCGTAAGGACCGGAACAATTATCTGGAGCTTTCTCTGGAATACGCGCATGCAGGATGGTACGCAGAAGCAATGAAAGTTTTGTCTGCTTATATTTCTTCCAGCGAAGTGGCAGAACCTATGCCGCTTTACTACCTGGGTTGGTATGCACACAATGCAGGCCAGGCCGAGGATGCGGGTTCCTATTTCCTGAAAGCCGGTCAGCAAAAAGCGGATGGTTGTTTCCCGAACAAAGTGGAGGAGGTATTGATCCTCCGTACTGCGCTTCGGTACAATCCGAACGATGCCGTAGCATCTTATGCGCTGGGTAATTTCTGGTACGATAAAAGGCAATATGCTGAGGCTGTCCGTTGCTGGGAGCAATCTCAACAGGCGAATGGAAAATTCCCTACCGTGTACCGGAATCTCTCGCTGGCCTATTACAATAAAGTAAAAAACAAGACAAAGGCGCTGGAGTTCATGGAGCTTGCCTTTGAACTGGATACTACCGATGCAAGGGTGTTCATGGAACTGGACCAGTTGTACAAGATTCTCGGAAAGCCTTTTGCAGAGAGGCTTGCGTTACTGAATAAGTATATGGGACTGGTGCAGCAGCGCGATGATCTTTTTCTTGAGCTGGTTTCTTTACACAACAATTCCGGCGAGTTTGAAAAAGCAAAGCAGTTGCTGGCTTCCAGGAAGTTTCATCCCTGGGAAGGCGGTGAAGGAAAAGTGGTGAGTCAGTTCTTACTCTGTTATCTCCAACTGGCCAAGGAAGCCTTGTTGAATAATGATCATGAGCATGCCATTGCTTTACTGGAATCGCTGAACAAATATCCTGAGAACCTGGGCGAAGGAAAACTGTATGGAACTCAGGAGAACGATATTCATTATTTGCTGGGATGTGCATACGAGCATTTACAACAACAGGAAAAAGCAACGGTTTGTTTTATGAAAGCCACAGAAGGGATCAGTGAGCCCGTGCAGGCCATCTATTACAACGATCCGCAACCCGATAAGATCGTTTACCAGGCATTGGCCTGGAGAAAACTTGGGGAACCAGAGAAGGCAGATGCGATCTTCCGGCGCTTCATTGAGTTTGGTGAGTTGCACAAAGATGATGAGATCCGAATCGATTATTTCGCCGTGTCTTTACCAGATATGCTGGTATTTGATATCGACCTTGATCTGCGCAACAGGATCCACTGCCTGTACCTCGTGGCATTGGGCCACCTGGGCCTCGGAAATGAAAGCAAGGCCAGGAAACTGTTGAATGAAGTGCTGGAACTTGACCTGAACCACCAGGGCGCCAGAACACATTTGAAGATGATCCCTTTTTTCATGACTGGAGTAACGATTTGA
- a CDS encoding alpha-galactosidase has translation MKRGSVVFLWLLIGCLPLNALAQQQQLAGDSLVLSNPQLRVVVNLNTGTVSYRFSSGTILENTIAYVDDLKQGMLLSSSFTKHSVTTDKIKDPLGKGVCLNLVHESDNQSVSLVQYITVYENSLFVLATAEARSANGSTVETRNISPVTILPQQKGRLRIPGNQAIFTDYPFDNDNWVDVIARKWPENERSVTGTSYELASAYDETSKSGFVIGSILHDFWKTGIIYGTGIAPNTIDSLIVYGGAATRDIPGLPDSYGGKDGTHDVMPHGTQQGASVYAPLVYLSASPDVRNDLLAFGNTLKKVNGYSEWKKPAPFYWNSFGVEGVLGYEKVMMPGDMAKIVDYIHSLPNFNSSTQPVLSIDSYDQNIYSTEVLKSIGRYGKKKGQLMGFYFIPFSLWTWKTHINESKLTGTEHMLRDVVLLDDKGNYVPYKDGDWGAFPIDPTHPYTRDFIIGQLQKAKAIDAKFIKIDFLSAGALESARRYDPQVRSGIQAYNYGMKMLRQLVDSIMGPDIFITQAISPLFPNQYAHTRFLSTDVHSHLRNDLPGFPHYGSTAASMISATNFWWTQGTLWPYTNMDVVVMKRFQKHKELNEQDVKVRLLSMIVMGSIMGDGSDFRDKLAAGRGRLFLNNKDVCDLFSKPRAFTPLRFPVGNRQDQQLSYYLPGDTLMLAAFNFDLSKTFTETFRQSDLGWGNSTYKLVDILTGKETGMIRNGQAGVTITVPPGDAVLFRLVSAE, from the coding sequence ATGAAAAGAGGATCTGTGGTATTTCTTTGGTTATTGATTGGCTGCCTGCCCCTGAATGCTCTCGCGCAACAACAGCAGCTGGCGGGCGACAGCCTGGTGCTGAGCAATCCTCAGCTCCGGGTAGTGGTGAACCTGAATACAGGCACAGTGAGTTACCGGTTCAGCAGTGGAACGATCCTGGAAAATACCATCGCCTATGTTGATGATCTGAAGCAGGGAATGCTGTTGAGCTCATCTTTCACCAAACACAGTGTTACTACAGATAAAATAAAAGATCCCTTGGGGAAAGGTGTTTGCCTGAACCTCGTGCACGAATCAGACAATCAATCCGTGAGCCTGGTGCAATACATCACTGTTTATGAGAACAGTCTATTTGTATTGGCCACAGCAGAAGCCCGTTCTGCCAACGGTTCCACAGTGGAAACGAGGAATATCTCACCGGTTACCATCCTGCCCCAACAAAAGGGAAGGCTGAGGATCCCGGGCAACCAGGCCATTTTCACCGACTACCCCTTCGATAATGATAACTGGGTGGATGTGATTGCCAGGAAATGGCCGGAAAATGAAAGATCGGTCACTGGTACCAGTTATGAACTGGCTTCAGCCTATGATGAAACATCAAAAAGTGGATTTGTAATTGGAAGCATTTTGCATGATTTCTGGAAAACAGGAATAATATACGGCACAGGCATTGCACCCAATACCATCGATTCTTTGATAGTGTACGGAGGCGCTGCCACGAGAGATATCCCCGGCCTGCCGGATTCCTACGGGGGAAAGGATGGCACTCATGATGTAATGCCGCATGGCACACAACAGGGAGCATCTGTATACGCACCACTGGTGTATCTTTCTGCTTCTCCCGATGTACGCAATGATCTGCTGGCTTTCGGCAATACCCTCAAAAAAGTGAATGGCTATTCTGAATGGAAAAAGCCGGCGCCTTTTTACTGGAACAGTTTCGGGGTAGAAGGCGTACTGGGCTATGAAAAAGTGATGATGCCTGGTGATATGGCAAAGATCGTTGACTATATCCATTCACTTCCCAATTTCAACAGCAGTACCCAACCTGTATTAAGCATCGATTCATATGATCAGAATATCTATTCCACCGAAGTGCTGAAATCCATCGGACGCTATGGAAAGAAGAAAGGACAACTGATGGGTTTTTACTTTATTCCATTTTCTCTCTGGACCTGGAAAACGCATATCAATGAATCGAAACTGACCGGTACTGAACATATGCTGCGGGACGTAGTGCTGCTGGATGATAAGGGGAATTACGTACCCTACAAGGATGGCGACTGGGGCGCATTTCCCATCGATCCAACACATCCTTACACGCGTGATTTCATTATCGGGCAATTGCAGAAAGCCAAAGCCATCGATGCGAAATTCATCAAGATTGATTTCCTCTCCGCCGGTGCGTTGGAATCAGCACGCCGATATGATCCACAGGTGAGATCAGGTATCCAGGCCTACAATTATGGAATGAAAATGCTGCGTCAACTGGTGGACTCTATCATGGGGCCGGATATTTTCATCACGCAGGCTATCTCTCCGCTGTTCCCTAACCAATATGCGCATACGAGATTCTTGTCAACCGATGTGCATTCCCATCTCCGCAACGACCTGCCCGGGTTTCCGCATTATGGAAGTACAGCGGCCAGCATGATCAGCGCTACCAATTTCTGGTGGACGCAGGGTACTCTCTGGCCCTACACCAATATGGATGTGGTAGTGATGAAACGATTCCAGAAACACAAAGAACTCAATGAGCAGGATGTAAAAGTTCGCCTGTTGAGCATGATCGTAATGGGAAGCATTATGGGGGATGGCTCTGATTTCAGGGATAAACTGGCCGCCGGCCGCGGACGCCTTTTCCTTAACAATAAAGATGTTTGTGATCTCTTCAGTAAGCCACGCGCCTTTACGCCGCTTCGTTTTCCTGTTGGTAACAGACAGGACCAGCAACTGAGTTATTACCTGCCCGGTGATACCCTGATGCTGGCGGCTTTCAATTTCGATCTCAGTAAAACATTTACTGAAACTTTCCGTCAGTCAGATCTTGGCTGGGGAAACAGCACATATAAACTGGTGGATATACTTACCGGCAAAGAAACAGGAATGATCCGGAATGGACAGGCCGGGGTGACTATTACCGTTCCGCCGGGAGATGCAGTACTGTTCAGGCTGGTGTCGGCTGAATAA
- a CDS encoding RagB/SusD family nutrient uptake outer membrane protein: MFTIKNNIRLQLSAIAIVALLAVAGCGKKLEIIPETFVAPEELYASEQGAVSGITGIYRRMMDYCAGDYYFVGIVGTDEGKTSSFVPTWGGYWQHYDGLNSYNNLLGAQNNLIQGAWNSLYKGINNTNQAIRYLPGTATSQAMRDKMMAEAKFFRAVFYFKLVQFFGGVPMPTEVEDPLADANGGKPRSSEDEVYTLIIDDLKFAMDKLQPKGTAEVGHINKEAAQAMLGKVYLTRKDYPNAKLMLAPMMTLTNVGLMPEYADLFKETNENNIESLYEVQYSKDIGFTNGQANTLGSWHNQNKFPGGGGHVVIPTDYYSNSFQMTDKRRDASIRYIFYDQSGNVVDYSWWADVGKPHVKKYDITKDENLTGSVSSRNLYFLRYADAVLMYAEVLNESNESGEALTYLNKIRNRAGLGKWEDVLGHTPTQQELRDEILMERMRELGFEGWRWFDLKRTGKLISQTRTFNPDATNYITEKNQLLPISSKEFELNRALKPTDQNPGY, translated from the coding sequence ATGTTTACCATAAAGAACAATATTCGATTACAACTCTCTGCCATCGCCATTGTTGCGTTGCTGGCAGTAGCGGGTTGCGGTAAAAAACTGGAAATCATTCCTGAAACATTTGTTGCTCCGGAAGAGCTCTATGCTTCCGAACAGGGGGCTGTGTCAGGCATTACCGGCATCTACAGAAGGATGATGGATTATTGCGCGGGCGACTACTATTTTGTTGGAATTGTTGGTACCGATGAAGGTAAGACAAGCTCTTTTGTTCCTACCTGGGGTGGTTACTGGCAGCATTATGATGGCCTGAACAGCTACAATAATCTGCTGGGCGCTCAGAACAACCTCATACAGGGTGCCTGGAATTCATTGTACAAAGGCATCAATAATACCAACCAGGCCATCAGGTATTTGCCAGGAACGGCCACTTCGCAGGCTATGAGAGACAAGATGATGGCTGAAGCAAAATTCTTCCGAGCTGTTTTCTATTTTAAACTGGTACAATTCTTTGGAGGCGTGCCAATGCCTACGGAAGTGGAAGATCCGCTTGCAGATGCGAACGGAGGTAAACCGAGAAGCAGCGAGGACGAAGTGTATACACTCATCATTGATGACCTGAAATTCGCCATGGATAAGCTCCAACCTAAAGGCACAGCCGAAGTTGGACATATCAACAAGGAAGCGGCGCAGGCAATGCTCGGTAAAGTTTATCTGACCAGGAAAGACTATCCTAATGCAAAACTGATGCTGGCGCCGATGATGACACTTACCAATGTAGGACTGATGCCTGAATATGCCGATCTCTTCAAGGAAACAAACGAGAACAATATCGAATCCCTCTATGAGGTACAATACTCCAAAGACATCGGATTCACTAACGGTCAGGCTAATACGTTGGGAAGCTGGCATAACCAGAATAAATTCCCGGGTGGTGGCGGACATGTTGTGATTCCCACAGACTATTATTCCAATAGTTTTCAAATGACCGATAAAAGAAGGGATGCCAGCATCCGCTATATTTTCTATGATCAGAGCGGTAATGTGGTGGACTATTCCTGGTGGGCCGATGTGGGTAAACCACATGTAAAGAAGTATGATATCACCAAAGACGAAAACCTCACAGGAAGTGTGTCTTCCCGCAACCTGTACTTTCTCCGCTATGCTGATGCTGTTCTGATGTATGCAGAAGTACTGAACGAATCAAATGAATCCGGAGAGGCGCTCACCTATCTGAATAAGATCCGCAATAGGGCAGGGCTGGGTAAATGGGAGGATGTGCTCGGTCATACACCCACGCAACAGGAACTGCGTGATGAGATCCTGATGGAACGGATGCGCGAGCTTGGCTTTGAAGGCTGGCGTTGGTTTGATCTGAAAAGGACCGGCAAACTGATCAGTCAGACCAGGACCTTTAACCCCGATGCCACAAATTATATCACGGAAAAGAATCAGTTATTACCCATTTCTTCAAAAGAATTCGAACTGAACCGCGCTCTGAAACCTACTGATCAGAATCCCGGATATTAA